The Deinococcus metallilatus genome segment GACCGCAGGCTCAGGCGCGAGCGGGAGGTTCATGTCGTCCCGCCACTGCCGGAGGTTCCGCCGCCGCAAGTGGTCACCCGTACCGTCGCCGTGCCGCTCTCCGCTCCTGCCGCACTGCACGAACAGCCCCTCCAGACCGTACCCCAGGAAGACCCCAACCTGGACATTGAGGCCGCCGAACCGGGCGCCGAACACCTGGCCCCGCGGCGGCGCTGGATGGGCTTCGGGGCGGGCGTCCTGGTGGCCTTCATCGTGGTGGCGCTGCTGTCGGCCTCGTACAACCGCATTCCGGTGACACCCGCGGCCTGGAACCAGAGTGGCGAGATCGCGGCGGACGGACCTTCGGCGCTCAACGTGCTGGCGGGGGCGGACCCGGCGCGGGCGCCCGCCCTCTTCCGGTCCTACGGCTGCATATCGTGTCACGTGATTCCCGGCGTGAGCGGGGCCCAGGGGCGGGTGGGGCCGAACCTGAAGTACCTGGGCGACCACGCGCTGATCGCCGGGGTGCTGCCCAACACGCCCGAGAACCTGATGCGCTGGATTCGCATTCCGCAGACCATCGACCCCTACACCGGGATGCCAACGCTGGGCGTGACCGAACCCGACGCCCGCGACATGGCCGCCTATCTCCGTTCCTTCCAGTCCAACCCCTGAGGTGCCCATGAAGACCCCTCCAGAACAGCCCCCCGGCATGGAGCGCCGCTCCTTCCTGAAGGTGGCCGGATCGCTGGCGCTGCTGGTCACGGCCTGCCGCCCCAATCCCGCCCGCAGCGCCCAGCAATTGCCCAATCGCGTCGCCCCCGAGAACCCCAACAGCCCGCTTCCCGCCCGCGATACGCCCACGCCTTTCCCGCCCGATCAACCCCCCGATACCTTCCAGGTCTTCACGCCGCACGAGGCCGCCACCGTCGAAGCCGCGACCGCGCGCATCCTGCCGGGCGATCCCAGTGACCCCGGCGCGCGTGAGGCGGGCGTGGTGTACTACATCGACCACATGCTCTCGTACCACGAGGGCTTCAACGAGCCGACCTACCGCAAGCCGCCCTTCGCGCAGACGTACCAGGGGACCCGGCCCGCCGACCGCCCCCGCGTCGTCTGGGTGCCCGCCGACCAGATTTACCGCTACGGCTACCAGAACATCCTGACGCCGCGCGAGGTCTACCGCATCGGCCTGGCGGGGCTGGACCGGCTGGCGAACGCGCGCTTCGGAAAGGATTTCGTAGACCTCGCGGGAGGCCAGCAGGACACCCTGATCGGGCTGATGGCGGACGGCCAGGCCGGGAACTTCGACCGCAACCTCACCGCCCAGAGCTTCTTTCACAACCTGCGCCGCCACACCGCCGAGGGCATGTTCAGCGATCCGATCTACGGCGGGAATCGCAATCTGGTGGGCTACAAGCTGGTCGGCCATCCCGGCGCCCAGCGCGCCTACACCCCCGCCCAGTTCCAGACCGAGGGCGAGGGCCTGCGCCGCAAGCCGCAGAGCTTCGAGGACCTCCACACCTTCAACCCCGGCCAGCGCGCGAACGACGAGGTGGTGCTGCCGGTGACGGGCGAGGACATGCAGCACAAGCATTAGGAAGCAAAGGAACCCACATGCCCAAAGTTCACAAAAAAGTCGATGTCGTCACCATCGGAGCGGGCTGGACCTCCAGCGTGATCGGTTGGAAGCTGGGGGCCGCCGGGCATTCGGTGGTGGCGCTGGAGATCGGGGAGGCGCGGTGGGCCAATCCCGACTTCATGCACAACCACGATCCACTGCGGCACGAGATCCGTAAGGCGCTGATGTACGACATCAGCCAGGAAACCTGGACGTGGCGGCCCAATGCCGGGCTGCCCTCGCTGCCGATCCGGCAGTACGGTTCCTTTCATCCGGGGCGCGGGCTGGGCGGGGCCAGCGTCCACTGGACCGCGCAGTTCTGGCGCTTCCTGCCCGCCGACTTCCAGCACCGCAGCCACAACATCGCGCGCTACGGCCAGAACAAGATTCCGGCAGACATGACCGTGCAGGACTGGCCGGTCACCTACGACGAACTCGAACCGTACTACGACCGGGTGGAGTACGACATCGGCGCCTCGGGGGCGGCGGGCAATCTGGCCGGGCAGATCGTGCCGGGCGGGAATCCCTTCGAGGCGCCGCGCTCGCGCCCCTACCCGCTGCCGCCGCACCCCATGATGATCCACGCGCAGATGTTCGCGGACGCCTGCAACGGGCTGGGTTACCATCCCTTTCCGCAGCCCGCCGGGATTCTCTCGCAGGCGTACCGGGACGTGTCGGGGCGGGTGCGCAGCGGGTGCATCTACTGCGGCTACTGCACCCGCTACGGCTGCGAGGTGGACGCCAAGACGAGCGCGGTCAGCACCCACATTCCCGCCGCCTTGCAGACCGGGAACTACGAGGTGCGGACGTATTGCAAGGTCCGTCGCATCAACGTCGGCCCGGACGGGATGGCGACCGGCGTGACCTACGTGGATCTGCTGACCGGCCAGGAACACGAGCAGCCCGCCGAGGTGGTGTTGGTCAGCAGCTACACCCTCTCGAACGTGCGGCTGCTGCTGCTCTCGCAGAGCGCCAAGCACCCACGCGGCGTGGGCAACGACCGCAACATGGTCGGCAAGAACTACACCTACCAGCTCAGCAAGACGCCCACGACCCTGGTGTTCGAGGGGCACCGCTTCAACGAGTTCGCCGGAAACGGCGTCGTGCAGAGCCTGATCTACGACTTCAACGCCGACAACTTCGACCACTCGAACGTGGACTTCATCGGCGGGGCCTCGATCTACACCGGGTCGGGGCAGCGCGATCCCCTCACGTCGGTCACGACGCTGCCGCCCCAGGGAACGGGACGCAGGAGCGGGAGCGGCGCCGCGGGCAGCGGCAGCCAGGCGGGCGCGGGCACTCAGCAGGGCGGCGGGGCCGGTCAGGAAAGCGGCCCCCCCAAGGACGGCCAGATCGCCACCGCCGGGGACGTGGGGTCGGTCGCCGGGCGCGGCACGGAATGGGGCCGCGACTGGAAGGAGAACCTGCGCCGCAACTGGGACAGCACCGTCGGCATTGGCGTCCAGGGCGAGATTCAGGCCTACCGCCAGAACTTCCTCGACCTCGACCCCACCTACAAGGACAGCTTCGGCGATCCATTGCTGCGCCTCACCTTCGACTTCTACGACAACGAGCGCAACATGTACCGCTTCCTGGCGCAGAAGTGCGACCAGATCGGGCGGGCGATGAACCCCACCCGGATGAAGACGACGCCCGAACTCGACCCCTACAACATCTACCAGTACCAGAGTACCCACTGCACCGGCGGCGCCATCATGGGCCGCGATCCCGGGAGCAGCGTGACCAACAAGTACGGGCAGGTCTGGGACACGCCGAATGTCTTCGTGACTGGCGCCGCGCTGTACCCCCAGAATCCCGGCGCCAACCCCACCGAGACGCTGCTGGCCCTCGCCTACATGGCCGCCGACGCCATCCGTGACCGCTACTTCAGGAACCCCGGGGAGCTGCTGGTATGAGGGCCGCCCTGCTCCTTCTCGCACTCGCGTTGGCCGGGTGTTCGCGTGACCGCAACGCCTTTTCCATCGACCTGACCGATACCGGGCTGTTCGCCCCCGCCACCCTGCGCGTGCCACTGGGGGCCACCGTGATCTTCCGCAACGCGGGCACGCAGCCGCGCGAGGTGTTCTACGAGCCCGGCAACGTGCGGCTCGCGCAGTCGCGGCCTCCCGGAGCGCCACAACTCACGCCCAACACGGCGGCACCCGCCGACGCCGCCCCCTGGCGCTCGGGCACGCTGTACCCCGGCGAAACGTGGGCGCACACCTTCACCCAGTCGGGGGCCTATGCCTTCCAGAGTCCCTACGCGGCGGGTTTCACCGGGACGCCCTCGACCACCGGCGCGGCCTACGGCGACGTGCAGGGGCAGCAGACGCGCTTCACGAATCCCAGCGTCCGGCAGGTGCCGGTGGGCATCATCACGGTGGAGACGGTCCGGGCGGGCGCTGCCGGGGACAACGCCAGCAACCCGCAGGACAACCCGCCCTTTCCCACGCCCGCCGCGCCACCGGGCGGGAACGACTGATCGGGTGTCCTTCCGCTCGGGACGGTGGCGCGCTTTTCCAGGCAAGTCTTTAGCGGACACGCAACTTCCTCTTCTTCCATCGGTCAGAAAATAGCTGTACGGAAAGGGAATTCTCGGAAACGGCTCGGCCGTTTCCCCCTTCGCGCTGACCAGAGATCGGAGGACCCTATGACTTCTTCCCTCAAGGCACGTTACGCCGCTGCCGGTGTCCTGGGGCTGGGTGGCCTCACCGCGCTGACGCTGGCCCTGGCCGCCACCCCCGCGAGTTCCGCTTCGGGCAGCCGCAGCGGGCCGCCCTTCACGGCGGCGCAGGCCAAGAGTGGGCAACAGGTGTACACGGCGAGCTGCCAGAACTGCCACGGGCAGCAGCTCCAGGGCGGGGTGGGACCGGCGCTGAAGGGGGCGAGCTTCCTGAGCCGCTGGGACAACAAACCGCTGAGTGACCTCTACAACTTCACGGCCCACCAGATGCCGCTGAACGCACCCGGCAGCCTCTCGCAAAAGCAGTACCTGGACGTGACCGCCTACATTCTCTCGCAGAACGGCTTCACACCGGGCAACAAGGCGCTCGACAAGAACGGGCTGAGCACCAAACTGACGTCCTCCGGCGACCGCCAGCAGGTGCAGGTGCCCAGCCAGCTTCCCGCGCCTTCCAGGAGTGTCCGCCAGGCCGTGAGCACCCTGCCCACCCAGGCGACCCTGCTGAAGGCAGCGGACAGCGACGACTGGCTGATGTACAACCGCGATTACCTCGGCCAGCGTTACTCGCCGCTCGATCAGATCACGGCGGCGAACGCGGGCAAG includes the following:
- a CDS encoding GMC family oxidoreductase, with amino-acid sequence MPKVHKKVDVVTIGAGWTSSVIGWKLGAAGHSVVALEIGEARWANPDFMHNHDPLRHEIRKALMYDISQETWTWRPNAGLPSLPIRQYGSFHPGRGLGGASVHWTAQFWRFLPADFQHRSHNIARYGQNKIPADMTVQDWPVTYDELEPYYDRVEYDIGASGAAGNLAGQIVPGGNPFEAPRSRPYPLPPHPMMIHAQMFADACNGLGYHPFPQPAGILSQAYRDVSGRVRSGCIYCGYCTRYGCEVDAKTSAVSTHIPAALQTGNYEVRTYCKVRRINVGPDGMATGVTYVDLLTGQEHEQPAEVVLVSSYTLSNVRLLLLSQSAKHPRGVGNDRNMVGKNYTYQLSKTPTTLVFEGHRFNEFAGNGVVQSLIYDFNADNFDHSNVDFIGGASIYTGSGQRDPLTSVTTLPPQGTGRRSGSGAAGSGSQAGAGTQQGGGAGQESGPPKDGQIATAGDVGSVAGRGTEWGRDWKENLRRNWDSTVGIGVQGEIQAYRQNFLDLDPTYKDSFGDPLLRLTFDFYDNERNMYRFLAQKCDQIGRAMNPTRMKTTPELDPYNIYQYQSTHCTGGAIMGRDPGSSVTNKYGQVWDTPNVFVTGAALYPQNPGANPTETLLALAYMAADAIRDRYFRNPGELLV
- a CDS encoding c-type cytochrome: MMNVVPWLLSVLFGLLWWRRRQADRRLRREREVHVVPPLPEVPPPQVVTRTVAVPLSAPAALHEQPLQTVPQEDPNLDIEAAEPGAEHLAPRRRWMGFGAGVLVAFIVVALLSASYNRIPVTPAAWNQSGEIAADGPSALNVLAGADPARAPALFRSYGCISCHVIPGVSGAQGRVGPNLKYLGDHALIAGVLPNTPENLMRWIRIPQTIDPYTGMPTLGVTEPDARDMAAYLRSFQSNP
- a CDS encoding cupredoxin domain-containing protein, translated to MRAALLLLALALAGCSRDRNAFSIDLTDTGLFAPATLRVPLGATVIFRNAGTQPREVFYEPGNVRLAQSRPPGAPQLTPNTAAPADAAPWRSGTLYPGETWAHTFTQSGAYAFQSPYAAGFTGTPSTTGAAYGDVQGQQTRFTNPSVRQVPVGIITVETVRAGAAGDNASNPQDNPPFPTPAAPPGGND
- a CDS encoding gluconate 2-dehydrogenase subunit 3 family protein → MKTPPEQPPGMERRSFLKVAGSLALLVTACRPNPARSAQQLPNRVAPENPNSPLPARDTPTPFPPDQPPDTFQVFTPHEAATVEAATARILPGDPSDPGAREAGVVYYIDHMLSYHEGFNEPTYRKPPFAQTYQGTRPADRPRVVWVPADQIYRYGYQNILTPREVYRIGLAGLDRLANARFGKDFVDLAGGQQDTLIGLMADGQAGNFDRNLTAQSFFHNLRRHTAEGMFSDPIYGGNRNLVGYKLVGHPGAQRAYTPAQFQTEGEGLRRKPQSFEDLHTFNPGQRANDEVVLPVTGEDMQHKH